TGCAGTACTGGAAGGGCGAGTTGCTATTTTTGTGGAAGGTACGCCGTTTGTATTGGTGGTTCCGGCACTGTTCGTACAACTGTTTCAATCGAGCGAGGACTATTACCAACGCTGGGATTTTGCCAGCTTGGTTCGACTACTTCGATACTTATGCTTCGGAATAGCGCTTCTTACCCCCTCATTATATATTGCGATCACTACGTTTCATCAGGAAATGCTTCCGACCAACTTGCTGACAAGTTTGATCGGTCAACGCGAAGGGGTGCCATTCCCCGCATTTATTGAGGCGTTGATTATGGAAATCACGTTTGAAATTTTGCGCGAGGCCGGGATTCGATTGCCTAAATCGATCGGCCAATCCGTTTCCATCGTTGGCACTTTGGTTATTGGACAGGCCGCCGTCGAAGCGGGTCTTGTATCGGCCGCGATGGTGATCGTTGTATCCATGACGGCGATTGCCAATTTTGCCCTTCCGGCTTTTAATATTGGGATCTCGGTCCGGATATTGAGATTTGGGCTAATGGGAATAGCAGCGTCATTCGGATTGTATGGAATGATAATCGGAATGATTATGATTGGCCTCCACCTGTGCAGTCTGCAGTCCATGGGGGTTCCTTATATGTCTTCTTTTGCACCTATACGCTGGCGGAGCCAGAAGGATGCATTGTTGCGATTGTCACGCCACAGTATGAAGAAATACTTGTCCAAATCCAAGACATGAGCCGTCTTTTTACGTCATGACTCGAATTCTTTATTTTAGACAGATGGGACTGGTTATGGATGTGGGAAAGAAAAGTACTTACAGTCCTGCTTATAGTCAATTTAGCCATAACGCCTGGATGCTGGAGCAAAAAAGAACTGAATGAGCTTGCCGTCGTCATGGCACTTGGAATCGATACCCACGAGAATGGGTACGCCGTTTCAGCTCAAGTGCTCAATTCCAGTGAGACGGGGTCCAAAAAAGGCGGATCCATGGGGAGTCTTCCGGTCGTAACCTACAAGTCAGTGGGTAAAACCATCCCCGATGCCCTTCAGCGCATGCTGAGCATGGCACCTCGGATGCCGTATCTGTCCCATGTCCGGGTGTTGGTATTTGGGGAAGATTTGGCCCGGCTAGGGGTCAGCGACGTGCTCGATTATATCTCCCGGAACCATCAGCTTCGAACGGATTTCTTCATGCTCGTTGCCAAAAACGGGAAAGCCTCTGACATCCTGGAGGTCGTTACGCCATTCGAGTATGTTCCGGCAAATTCGCTCTATTCCTCGATTCTGATATCGCAGAAAAAATGGGCAGCGACGGGTAAAGTTACATTGCAGCAGTTTGTGACGGAGTTAAAGCGAAGCGGCTCAGACCCTGTATTATCCGGAGTCCAGTTAAACGGCAGTTTAGCAGAAGCACAGTCTCTGGAGAATGTGAAGCAAATCAGTCCTTCAACGCTGCTTCAACATACGGGATTAGGCGTGTTTAAAGAGGACCGGTTAGTGGGATGGCTGGGGGAACCGCCTAGCAAGGCCGTCAATTATGTCTTGAATAGAGTCGACAACACGGCGGGATATATTTCATGTCCGGACGGAGGCATCGTCGGGTTTGGGGTGAACCGGGCAGACACATCGCTTGATGTTACGCTCAATTCGAAGGGGATCCCTGAATTTTCAGCCGAATTGGAGATCGAAGCGGATGTGAACGCCGTTCAATGTCCGATTGATATCAGTCGACCTGCCGTCATCGACGAATTAGAGAAGGATATCGAAGATAAATATAACACCAATATCTCGAAGCATATCGGGCTGGTGCAGCAGCGTTATGGATCCGATGTTTTTGGATTCGGTGAGGTCCTGCACCGAAAATATCCGGATGTTTGGAAAAAATACCGGGATCATTGGGGAGAAAGCTTTAAAACGATGAATATCCGCGTGGATGCAGATGTAGCGATCCGGCGGATCGGATCCATCATACAACCCATAAACCAAAAGGTGGATGAGCCGTGAATTGGCATTGGTTATTCATATTGTTCCTGTCCATCGTGCTCGTTACGGAAACCCGGCAACTGCTGAAGCTTCGCTCCCTCAGGGACTTGGTTGTGTTCTATGCGGTATGGGGAGTGACCTTGCTGGCCTTGATCGGGGATATGATGGAGGTACCTTATTTAAGGCCGCTGGACTGGATCGGCGTTTTGATGCAACCGCTGAACAGGTTGATCTCATAACGAAGAAGGGTATGGTTGTACGTGATTAAATACAAAGATATCGCCGCACGGCAATTTTTTATACTGGCCTTTGGCTTGACCATCGGAACCTCGATCCTGGTAACCCCCACCGGATTAGCGCATACCGCACGGGAAGATGCGTGGATGGCTTCCCTCTTCAGTATCCTCATTAATCTCCTTATGGTTGTGCTGTACTTAGCCATCGCGCGTGTCTATCCTGGCCAAACGATCTTTGAGATCCATGAGAAGGTTTTGGGGAAGCTGCTGGGAAAGATTCTCTCGCTGCTCTACCTTTTTTATTTTTTGATTCTTACGGGCACATTGCTTGGCAACTTGGGTTTTTTCCTGAGCAGCGAGATGATGCCGGAGACGCCGATCGAGGC
This Paenibacillus sp. JZ16 DNA region includes the following protein-coding sequences:
- a CDS encoding Ger(x)C family spore germination protein — its product is MWERKVLTVLLIVNLAITPGCWSKKELNELAVVMALGIDTHENGYAVSAQVLNSSETGSKKGGSMGSLPVVTYKSVGKTIPDALQRMLSMAPRMPYLSHVRVLVFGEDLARLGVSDVLDYISRNHQLRTDFFMLVAKNGKASDILEVVTPFEYVPANSLYSSILISQKKWAATGKVTLQQFVTELKRSGSDPVLSGVQLNGSLAEAQSLENVKQISPSTLLQHTGLGVFKEDRLVGWLGEPPSKAVNYVLNRVDNTAGYISCPDGGIVGFGVNRADTSLDVTLNSKGIPEFSAELEIEADVNAVQCPIDISRPAVIDELEKDIEDKYNTNISKHIGLVQQRYGSDVFGFGEVLHRKYPDVWKKYRDHWGESFKTMNIRVDADVAIRRIGSIIQPINQKVDEP